In Chryseobacterium scophthalmum, the genomic stretch CTTGTTTTTGATAAGAAGTAAATTTATTCTTAGTATATGACATTTTCTTTTTAACCGCAAAAGAATCAAAAGATTTTACTAGCTTTTAATTAATCAAAAGCTTACAAAACCATTGACAAATCAGATTTTTACATTTTGTAAACTTTTGAATTTCTATTTTTTTCAATCATTTCTTTTGATTCTTTTGTGGTAAAATATTTTTCATCATGTACTAAAAAATTTATTATAAAAAAGATACGGACGTTTCATTGAAAACCTCCGTATCTTTTAACGAAAACGTGCGCATCTTTTGATTAAAAGGTGCGCACGTTTTTATAATAAGCTGCTTATTTTTTATTTTAACACTCCGGAACATTTACCGCAATCGCCAAACCTCCTTCTGATGTTTCTTTAAATCGATCATTCATTGATAAAGCAGTTTCCCACATCGTCTGAATAACCTCATCCAAAGTTACTTTGGCTTTTGTAGGATCACTTTCTAAAGCAATATTTGCTGCAGTAATCGCCTTGATTGCGCCCATCGTATTTCTTTCGATACACGGAATCTGAACCAAACCTTTAATCGGGTCACAAGTTAAACCTAAATGATGTTCCATTGCAATCTCTGCGGCCATTAAAACCTGACCGACAGTTCCCCCGAGAATTTCCGTTAAACCTGCTGCAGCCATTGCCGAAGAAACTCCGATTTCTGCCTGACAACCGCCCATTGCTGCAGAAATGGTCGCATTTTTCTTGAATAAAGTTCCGATTTCCCCTGCAACCAAAATAAATCTTGCAATATCATCTTCACTTACCGCATCTGTAAAAGCCTGAGCATACATTAAAACTGCCGGAATTACCCCACTCGCTCCATTCGTTGGCGCTGTGATAATTCTTCCAAAGCTTGCATTCTCTTCATTTACCGCTAAAGCAAAACACGCAATCCATTTATTGATATTGGTGAAATTTTCTTCAGCATCTACAACCTGCTGAAACCACTCATCTTTATTTTTATAAATTTTATCGCCTAAAAGTTTTCTGTTGATTCCGGCAGCACGACGGGTAACATTCAGTCCGCCCGGCAAAATACCTTCTTTATTAACGCCTTTATAGATACATTCTTTGATCTGTTCCCAAATATAAAGTGCTTCTTTTCTTGTTTCTTCCTGCGTTCTCCAGCTTTCTTCATTAATTAAAATTAAATCTGAAATTTTGTTGAAACCTAATTTTTCACAATATTTTATGATATCAGAACCGTGATGACAAGGATAGATGGTACGAACACATTGTTTCTCGATTGAGTTTTTCTCCTGACTCATAATAAAACCTCCACCTACAGAATAAAAATCCTGTACAAGCTCGGTTCCATCTTCAAAAATGGCTTTAAAAATCATTCCGTTGGGATGATAATCAAGAGTCTGAGACATATTTAAAACCAAATGATGTCCGTAAACAAATGGAATTTCTTTTTCTCCACCCAAATTAATGATTTGAGTTTCTTTAATGGTATCTACAATCTTATCAATCTTTGTAGTATCGATGGTTTTAAAATCTTCACCATTCAAACCCAACATTCCAGCAGTATCGGTTCCGTGACCGATTCCCGTTTTCGCTAATGAGCCAAAAAATTCAAGAAAAACTTCTTTTACCTCAGCAATTGATCTTTCTCTTTTTATGATTCTGATAAATGCCGAAGCTGCATTCCACGGTCCCATTGTATGCGAACTTGATGGACCTATTCCTACTTTAATAATTTCAAAAACCGATATTGATTCCATAAATTAAATTCCAATTTCATGAAAAGCAAATATACATTGAAAATACCTTAGAATGAAAACAATATTGAGCATTATGTTAAGTCAGGGCGCCGCTCCGTAGGAGCGGTATCTTTGTAAAGAATAGTTCTGAATAAAAGTGACACTCCTACAAAGTGCCACTTTACATATATTTGATTAAAATTTATCAGAAAATCAATTTTCAATCTTATTTTATCAGTCATCTAACTCTCACTAATCAAACGGGTTTAGTAGATTAAATATCAAAAAAATCTGCGTTATCTGCCAAATCTGCGAGAGAAAAATAAAATCACTTCTACCATTTTAAACTTTCGCTATGTTGAGAAATATCAAGTCCTTGCTCTTCCGAATCTTCCTTTACTCTTAACGTAATGATTCTATCAGTAATTTTATACAAAAGCATCGACCCGAAAAATGCAAAAAGAGAAACCAAAATAAGCGCCATCATGTGATGTGCAAAAATCCCGAATCCTCCGTGAAGAAGACTAGCGTTTTCACCGTGAGCAAAAATAGCCGTAAGAATCATTCCCATAATTCCTCCTACTCCATGACAGGCAAAAACATCGAGCGTATCGTCAATCTTTTTTAAAGCTTTCCAATTGACCATTAAATTAGAAACAATTGCAGAAATAAAACCGATAAAAATACTTTCCTGAATCGAAACAAAACCACAACCCGGAGTAATTGCCACTAAACCGACAACCGCACCAATGCAAGCTCCCAAAGCAGAAACTTTTCGCCCATTAATTCTGTCGAAAAAAATCCAGGTTATCATTGCTGAAGCCGAGGCTATGGTTGTAGTTCCAAAAGCGATTGCCGCTGTTGCATTGGCGCTTAAAGCAGAACCCGCATTAAAACCAAACCATCCAAACCACAACATTCCTGTCCCTAGAATAACATAAGGAATATTTGACGGTTCTTGATGAGGATTTTTTCTTCTTCCTAAAACAATCGCTCCCGCCAAAGCCGCAAAACCGGCACTCATGTGAACTACCGTTCCGCCTGCGAAATCTTTAACTCCGAAAAATTTATTTAAAAGACCTTCCGGATGCCAAACCATGT encodes the following:
- a CDS encoding L-serine ammonia-lyase; the protein is MESISVFEIIKVGIGPSSSHTMGPWNAASAFIRIIKRERSIAEVKEVFLEFFGSLAKTGIGHGTDTAGMLGLNGEDFKTIDTTKIDKIVDTIKETQIINLGGEKEIPFVYGHHLVLNMSQTLDYHPNGMIFKAIFEDGTELVQDFYSVGGGFIMSQEKNSIEKQCVRTIYPCHHGSDIIKYCEKLGFNKISDLILINEESWRTQEETRKEALYIWEQIKECIYKGVNKEGILPGGLNVTRRAAGINRKLLGDKIYKNKDEWFQQVVDAEENFTNINKWIACFALAVNEENASFGRIITAPTNGASGVIPAVLMYAQAFTDAVSEDDIARFILVAGEIGTLFKKNATISAAMGGCQAEIGVSSAMAAAGLTEILGGTVGQVLMAAEIAMEHHLGLTCDPIKGLVQIPCIERNTMGAIKAITAANIALESDPTKAKVTLDEVIQTMWETALSMNDRFKETSEGGLAIAVNVPEC
- a CDS encoding ammonium transporter codes for the protein MKVGLKWKVSFVVICIVAIGGLFFRPDVDIPNTGNFLSEKEIVGSDVAWILAAAGLVLLMTPGLSFFYGGMVGKKNVISTMLQSFIALGVISILWTVVGFSLSFGESIGFEIDGVHYGIIGNPFTYPFFNHVSIYPHKTMASTIPFILFALFQMKFAVITPALITGSFAERVRFISYLVFMVLFSLFIYTPLCHMVWHPEGLLNKFFGVKDFAGGTVVHMSAGFAALAGAIVLGRRKNPHQEPSNIPYVILGTGMLWFGWFGFNAGSALSANATAAIAFGTTTIASASAMITWIFFDRINGRKVSALGACIGAVVGLVAITPGCGFVSIQESIFIGFISAIVSNLMVNWKALKKIDDTLDVFACHGVGGIMGMILTAIFAHGENASLLHGGFGIFAHHMMALILVSLFAFFGSMLLYKITDRIITLRVKEDSEEQGLDISQHSESLKW